The segment TTCCGTGGCTTTTCGACGTCGATTTGCCACTGCGAGAAACAGCGAGAACGTGTGGCCACTGTGAGGTGTAATTATCGGCAGCGGGTCGGAGACGAAGGCAAATTCCTCCGTCATCAAACCCTTGAACCATTGATCAATTTGGGCCTTCGATATTGTTCTCTTCGCTGACGGTTCTTTTTTCTCCAACGGTATCGTGTCAGCGAACATGTCAGATTGCTTTGACGGCTCTTCGGGGGTGATCGCATACAATTCCCGCCACCGCGGGCTAAGGACGCGATCCAACGTAGTCGCCTTATTCCCTACTCCTCCGAAATCGTGCGCCAGTTGGCGCGTGACGGCCTGAACGTTAAAGAAATACCAGACGTCCAGGCATTCCGTAGCTGCCAAGGCCCGCAACGTGGACCAATCGACCTGCATCGAGAACGGGTCCAAGAAGACAACTCCCCTAGAAAAGCTTTTAGCTTTCCTCGTCCAAGGCTCTTTGCTGATCAGCTTTAGAAGCTCGCTGTTTGCATCACCCTGAAGGACTTCAATTTCCACACTGGGGAAATCGTTTTTCACTTCTGCCAATTGCTTGGCGCGTATCGGATCTTTTTCGATGAAAACGAAATGCTTGAAAGGCGGATCGATCTTAAGCGCCCTGCGCGCAGAGCCGTCGAGTGTTTCGATGACAGTCTCTAATGGCGCGCCCTCAAGCAA is part of the Rhizobium sp. CB3090 genome and harbors:
- the tcmP gene encoding three-Cys-motif partner protein TcmP, which translates into the protein MAHKYGGPWSEVKLDAVEYYLQCYSNALTPRRMDIWYIDAYAGSGDREAEREIGGLLEGAPLETVIETLDGSARRALKIDPPFKHFVFIEKDPIRAKQLAEVKNDFPSVEIEVLQGDANSELLKLISKEPWTRKAKSFSRGVVFLDPFSMQVDWSTLRALAATECLDVWYFFNVQAVTRQLAHDFGGVGNKATTLDRVLSPRWRELYAITPEEPSKQSDMFADTIPLEKKEPSAKRTISKAQIDQWFKGLMTEEFAFVSDPLPIITPHSGHTFSLFLAVANRRRKATELAEKFVSYVNKNFGPKSASRRKSGR